In Kitasatospora sp. NA04385, a single genomic region encodes these proteins:
- a CDS encoding spermidine synthase gives MSVESAGAVLPSRRGLGEAEVLDRRESASGEVVLRRRGAHCEVIVNGCFLMDTVDGRSERLLVRAASDALAAVERPSVLIGGLGVGFSLAHAAAEPRWSRIAVAEREAAIIDWHRTGPLGAFSAGALDDPRVEVLHTDLVAYLAGAGERYDALCLDIDNGPDWTVGAENDRLYGPAGLAHAAARLNPGGVLAVWSAQPSAAFERALRAAGFTDVRTEEIPVERGVPDVVHLARRA, from the coding sequence ATGTCCGTGGAGTCAGCAGGGGCCGTGCTGCCCAGCCGCCGGGGCCTGGGCGAGGCCGAGGTGCTCGACCGGCGGGAGAGCGCGAGCGGCGAGGTGGTGCTGCGGCGGCGCGGGGCGCACTGCGAGGTCATCGTGAACGGCTGCTTCCTGATGGACACCGTCGACGGCCGCTCCGAACGGCTGCTGGTGCGGGCCGCGTCGGACGCGCTCGCGGCGGTGGAGCGCCCCAGCGTGCTGATCGGCGGCCTGGGCGTCGGCTTCTCGCTGGCGCACGCCGCCGCCGAACCGCGCTGGTCGCGGATCGCGGTGGCCGAGCGGGAGGCGGCGATCATCGACTGGCACCGCACCGGCCCGCTCGGCGCGTTCTCCGCCGGGGCGCTGGACGACCCCCGGGTGGAGGTGCTGCACACCGACCTGGTGGCGTACCTGGCGGGGGCGGGCGAGCGCTACGACGCGCTCTGCCTCGACATCGACAACGGGCCGGACTGGACGGTCGGCGCCGAGAACGACCGGCTGTACGGGCCGGCCGGGCTGGCGCACGCCGCCGCCCGGCTCAACCCCGGCGGCGTGCTGGCGGTGTGGAGCGCCCAGCCGTCCGCCGCCTTCGAACGGGCGCTGCGGGCGGCCGGGTTCACCGACGTCCGCACCGAGGAGATCCCGGTCGAGCGCGGCGTGCCGGACGTCGTCCACCTGGCACGCCGCGCCTGA
- a CDS encoding amino acid ABC transporter permease: MTVESSALYDVPGPKALARHRLYGWLALLAIAAVVGWVVYMLFHTQQFTYQKWMPFEYKGVQELLLRGLGNTLKAFGWTALFALPFGALFAAGRLSDHRVVRWASTVVVEFFRAMPLLVMIFFIFVALKAPPMWALVAGLTLYNGSVLAEVFRAGVLAVPKGQREAAYALGLRKTQVMAYVLVPQANRAMLPTIVSQLVVALKDTSLGFLITYEEFLHAGKLIATNLDYDLPFIPVVMVIAPVYIGMCLLLSWFAKWLERRGRRSPKVKGGAPVAPAGLTPDPQG, translated from the coding sequence ATGACGGTGGAGTCCTCCGCGCTGTACGACGTCCCCGGCCCGAAGGCGCTGGCCCGGCACCGGCTGTACGGGTGGCTGGCGCTGCTGGCGATCGCCGCGGTGGTCGGCTGGGTGGTCTACATGCTGTTCCACACCCAGCAGTTCACGTACCAGAAGTGGATGCCCTTCGAGTACAAGGGCGTCCAGGAGCTGCTGCTGCGCGGGCTGGGCAACACCCTGAAGGCCTTCGGCTGGACGGCGCTGTTCGCCCTCCCCTTCGGCGCGCTGTTCGCCGCCGGGCGGCTCTCCGACCACCGGGTGGTGCGCTGGGCGTCGACCGTGGTGGTGGAGTTCTTCCGGGCGATGCCGCTGCTGGTGATGATCTTCTTCATCTTCGTGGCGCTCAAGGCGCCGCCGATGTGGGCGCTGGTCGCCGGGCTGACGCTGTACAACGGCTCGGTGCTGGCCGAGGTGTTCCGGGCCGGGGTGCTCGCGGTGCCCAAGGGGCAGCGGGAGGCGGCGTACGCGCTGGGGCTGCGCAAGACCCAGGTGATGGCGTACGTGCTGGTGCCGCAGGCGAACCGGGCGATGCTGCCGACCATCGTCAGCCAGCTGGTGGTGGCGCTGAAGGACACCTCGCTCGGCTTCCTGATCACCTACGAGGAGTTCCTGCACGCCGGGAAGCTGATCGCCACCAACCTCGACTACGACCTGCCGTTCATCCCGGTGGTGATGGTGATCGCCCCGGTCTACATCGGCATGTGTCTGCTGCTGTCCTGGTTCGCCAAGTGGCTGGAGCGGCGCGGGCGGCGCAGCCCGAAGGTGAAGGGCGGCGCGCCGGTCGCCCCGGCCGGGCTGACGCCCGATCCGCAGGGGTAG
- a CDS encoding amino acid ABC transporter permease, with product MHVLTDNWSTYWHGFLGTLWLTLVSAALALALGVVVAGFRVSPVKPLRAFGTGWVTVLRNTPLTLLFFIVVLGLPRFDITLPFFTFAVLALGCYTSAFVCETLRSGVNTVPVGQGEAARSLGLTFTQTLGLVVLPQAYRSVVAPLGSVMIALAKNTAIAGSFSVVELLGTYRTINELGYSIVWTFVWIAVGYLVLTLAISALFNLLERRVAVSR from the coding sequence GTGCACGTCCTGACCGACAACTGGTCCACGTACTGGCACGGGTTCCTCGGCACGCTGTGGCTGACCCTGGTGAGCGCGGCGCTGGCGCTGGCACTCGGGGTGGTGGTCGCGGGGTTCCGGGTCTCGCCGGTCAAGCCGCTGCGGGCGTTCGGCACCGGGTGGGTGACGGTGCTGCGCAACACGCCGCTGACGCTGCTGTTCTTCATCGTGGTGCTCGGGCTGCCCCGGTTCGACATCACGCTGCCGTTCTTCACCTTCGCGGTGCTCGCGCTGGGCTGCTACACCTCGGCGTTCGTCTGCGAGACGCTGCGCTCCGGGGTGAACACGGTGCCGGTCGGGCAGGGCGAGGCGGCCCGCAGCCTGGGCCTGACGTTCACCCAGACGCTGGGCCTGGTGGTCCTGCCGCAGGCGTACCGCTCGGTGGTCGCCCCGCTGGGCAGCGTGATGATCGCACTGGCGAAGAACACCGCGATCGCCGGGTCGTTCAGCGTGGTCGAACTGCTCGGCACCTACCGGACCATCAACGAGCTGGGCTACAGCATCGTCTGGACCTTCGTCTGGATCGCGGTCGGCTACCTGGTCCTGACGCTGGCGATCAGCGCCCTGTTCAACCTGCTGGAACGACGGGTGGCGGTGTCCCGATGA
- a CDS encoding glutamate ABC transporter substrate-binding protein: protein MRKHTAPPGPVLPVLLAVLTALAVLAGCGKEGTPPPKGPQAGALPSYQVRSGDTVTGSPTLDAARARGHLVVGAKEDQPYLGEKNPATGEYSGFDIEIAKMVGADLGFAPEQIEFRTIASANRETALQNGQVDYYVGTYTINDNRKKLVGFAGPYFIAGQALLVRKNETKIDGPQDLTGRKVCSAAGSTPYQRIQKDYPQAKLIGYDTYSACVDNLITGQVDAVTTDNAILQGYAAKVPDELKMAGQPFSTEPYGIGVPKNDTVLRLALDDALQRHEQNGDWKRAYDATLGLSGVPAPEPPAIDRYR from the coding sequence TTGAGGAAACACACCGCACCGCCCGGGCCCGTCCTGCCCGTCCTGCTCGCCGTGCTGACCGCGCTCGCCGTGCTGGCGGGCTGCGGGAAGGAGGGCACCCCGCCGCCGAAGGGCCCGCAGGCCGGCGCGCTGCCGAGCTACCAGGTGCGCAGCGGCGACACCGTCACCGGCTCGCCGACCCTGGACGCGGCCCGCGCCCGCGGCCACCTGGTGGTCGGCGCCAAGGAGGACCAGCCGTACCTGGGGGAGAAGAACCCGGCCACCGGCGAGTACTCCGGCTTCGACATCGAGATCGCCAAGATGGTCGGCGCCGACCTGGGCTTCGCCCCCGAGCAGATCGAGTTCCGCACCATCGCCTCCGCCAACCGCGAGACGGCGCTGCAGAACGGGCAGGTCGACTACTACGTGGGCACCTACACCATCAACGACAACCGCAAGAAGCTGGTCGGCTTCGCGGGCCCGTACTTCATCGCCGGGCAGGCCCTGCTGGTCCGCAAGAACGAGACGAAGATCGACGGCCCGCAGGACCTGACCGGGCGGAAGGTCTGCTCGGCGGCCGGGTCGACCCCGTACCAGCGGATCCAGAAGGACTACCCGCAGGCGAAGCTGATCGGCTACGACACCTACTCGGCCTGCGTGGACAACCTGATCACCGGTCAGGTCGACGCGGTGACCACCGACAACGCGATCCTGCAGGGCTACGCGGCGAAGGTGCCGGACGAGCTGAAGATGGCCGGGCAGCCGTTCTCCACCGAGCCGTACGGCATCGGCGTGCCGAAGAACGACACGGTGCTGCGGCTGGCGCTGGACGACGCGTTGCAGCGGCACGAGCAGAACGGCGACTGGAAGCGGGCGTACGACGCGACGCTCGGTCTGTCCGGAGTGCCCGCGCCCGAACCGCCGGCCATCGACCGGTACCGGTAG
- a CDS encoding amino acid ABC transporter ATP-binding protein, with protein MIELRGVNKHFGDLHVLQDIDLTVGRGEVVVVIGPSGSGKSTLCRAINRLETVESGTILIEGRPLPAEGKGLARLRAEVGMVFQSFNLFAHKTVLQNVTLAQLKVRKRGKAEAEAKGRQLLERVGLAAHEAKYPAQLSGGQQQRVAIARALAMDPKALLFDEPTSALDPEMINEVLEVMRALAAEGMTMVVVTHEMGFARSAANRVVFMADGRIVEDRVPEEFFADPRSERARDFLSKILKH; from the coding sequence CTGATCGAACTGCGCGGGGTGAACAAGCACTTCGGGGACCTGCACGTGCTGCAGGACATCGACCTGACGGTGGGTCGGGGCGAGGTCGTGGTGGTGATCGGCCCGTCCGGGTCGGGGAAGTCCACGCTGTGCCGGGCGATCAACCGGCTGGAGACGGTGGAGAGCGGCACCATCCTGATCGAGGGCCGGCCGCTGCCCGCCGAGGGCAAGGGGCTGGCCCGGCTGCGCGCCGAGGTGGGGATGGTGTTCCAGTCCTTCAACCTGTTCGCGCACAAGACGGTGCTGCAGAACGTCACGCTGGCCCAGCTCAAGGTCCGCAAGCGGGGGAAGGCCGAGGCGGAGGCCAAGGGCCGGCAGCTGCTGGAGCGGGTCGGGCTGGCGGCGCACGAGGCCAAGTACCCGGCGCAGCTGTCCGGCGGCCAGCAGCAGCGGGTGGCGATCGCCCGGGCGCTGGCGATGGACCCGAAGGCGCTGCTGTTCGACGAGCCGACCTCGGCGCTCGACCCCGAGATGATCAACGAGGTGCTGGAGGTCATGCGCGCGCTGGCCGCCGAGGGCATGACCATGGTGGTGGTCACCCACGAGATGGGCTTCGCCCGCTCGGCCGCCAACCGCGTGGTGTTCATGGCGGACGGGCGGATCGTCGAGGACCGCGTCCCCGAGGAGTTCTTCGCCGACCCGCGCAGCGAACGGGCCCGGGACTTCCTCTCCAAGATCCTGAAGCACTGA
- a CDS encoding lipopolysaccharide assembly protein LapA domain-containing protein has product MTKTSGGSPTGARRSEIAGIPTRYIGIGVIVVLAIWFLFANLEKVRIQFWVFTVTCPLWIALLATLLAGAALGWLLKGRRDR; this is encoded by the coding sequence GTGACCAAGACATCAGGTGGTTCTCCGACGGGCGCCCGGCGCAGTGAGATCGCGGGCATCCCGACCCGGTACATCGGCATCGGCGTCATCGTGGTGCTGGCGATCTGGTTCCTGTTCGCCAACCTGGAGAAGGTGAGGATCCAGTTCTGGGTGTTCACCGTCACCTGCCCGCTGTGGATCGCGCTGTTGGCGACGCTGCTGGCCGGGGCGGCGCTGGGCTGGCTGCTGAAGGGGCGGCGCGACAGGTGA